The following DNA comes from Naumovozyma castellii chromosome 4, complete genome.
TTAAAACATCCTTTCAGTGGAATTCATGGCACCCAGTTGAACTTGCCTGATTGGGAAaaacatttgaaagatgtagaaaagaatttaaataagTTTATGGAGTCTGAACATGCCAATATCGAAGATGATAGAACCCCCGTGGAATCTCAGCAagacgaagatgaagacgGGGACATCTCCATGGATATGGAGGGTGAACAGGAACTTTCGAGATTAGAGGTAGAAGCTGAAAAGACTAACACCGCGGATACGAACactttattgaaaatgaagttGATGATCGCATATTATAACGACGCTATCTCTtttatcaaaaatataCATAATGGTATCAATCTAACTTCAaaacttttattttccaagaataGAAACGAAGTATTAGAAGCAATGGATTTTCTGGTCCTTTCAGACGCCTACGGATTAAAACCAAGTAAACTTGgtataaagaaaatgttacATTTAGTTTGGATGAAAGGAACTAATGATGAGGGAATGAATATTCCAACTCATCTAATCGATTGTTACAAACAACTATTTCTAACGGCACCAGACGGTTACAACGCCAGGGAAAAGGCTGCTCATATTGCCAAAAATCTTATTCAATTAACTATTGATGCATCTATTTCTGATCTGGTTTCTTTAGAACAACtattgataatgatgtATGATCGTCACTTTATTGATGAGACAATCATTAATGTTCTTTGGGCAATCTATAATTCTACGTCCAAGGAACCCTTTATATCCGGCAGTGGCCATAACAAATCATTTGATCGACAGCAAGCACATGGTTCCATTATTGTCTTGGGCATGTTATCGTTGGCTAACAATGAAATTGCTTTGAAGGGTTTAGATTCGTTGTTAAATATTGGCTTAGGTGACGCTGGTGCTCAAGATTTAATCCTTTGCCGTTATTCATGTCTTACTCTAGAGAGAATCGTTGCGAAAAAAGATGTATCCTCAGATCCACCTctatttattattagtgAGGAGcatgaagaaaaaacaataaagaAACTATACAATAAGATCATAGGCTATACAAGTGATTTACAATATTATCCTATGTGTGAACAGGCAATAAGTGCATTCTTCACAATTGCATCAAAACCGGATGTCCAAGCGACAAATATGATAAGAGAGAAGACAATGATGACCTTTGGCAAACCGGAAACTAATCTTTCTGGCGATGAATCAGCTATGTCACAAGATTCGTCTCGTTCTACGTCCTTGAGTCAATTATTGTTTATAGTTGGGCAGGTGGCTATTAAAACTTTAATATATCTGGAAAAATGTGAATCTGAgttcaagaagagaaaaattgaaacgGAAATATCGAAAGGGAAGGATAAAGTAGGTAATCTTCAAGATGGTGATGTTAGCAATATAAATACGAGTACTAATCAAGGAAATGCGACCACAGATGACGCTAAAGATAATGAACTTGAGATGATCGGTGGTACAAATGAGGATGATTTCACAGATGccattcaatttattaagGAGAATGAACTCTTATATGGTGACAATACCctatttggaaaattttgcCCCATTGTTGAGGAAATTGTTTCGAATTCAACCAGGTTTAATGATCCAATTTTGTTACGAAATGCTACACTTTGTCTAGAGAAGCTAATGTgtatttcatcaaaataCTGTGAAAAAAGTCTTCCACTACTTATTACTGTGATGGAAAAGTCACCGGATCCAATAATTCGTTCAAATGCAGTTTTGGGGTTGGGAGATATGGCCGTCTGTTTTAATAATCTTGTTGACGAGAATACAGATTATCTTTATCGCCGATTGCATGATGAAAACTTAATGGTACAAAGGACATGCCTTATGACCGTCACTTTTCTGATCCTTGCAGGACAAGTGAAGGTCAAAGGTCAATTAGGTGAAATGGCAAAATGTTTAGAGAACCCAGATCAAGGAATTAGCGATATGTGCCGTCTATTCTTTTCCGAATTAGCCACCAAGGATAACGCTATTTATAATAGTttcattgatattttcagtAACCTTTCTGCTGATGAGTCCTTGAATAAAAATAGcttcaagaagattatAAAATTCTTACTTTCATTTATAGATAAGGAAAGGTATCAAAATCAACTGAGTGAGAAATTGCTTGGGCGACTCGTTAAATGTGAGTCTCAGAAACAATGGGATGATATTGCATTTATATTAAACAATCTTCCGATGAAGAATGAAAAGACCACAGATATTCTAAAGGAAGGATTCAAATTAGTTGCTGCTagagaataataataatattgataagTATATAGATGTCGTTAAAAAATATAGCATGTAAGCTAAATCTAGTAGCCTTCACGGCTATAGAAGATTGTTTGATATCGCGTCATGGTTTAGATAATATTTTGCTATTATGTATGATCGGCTTTCGTTATTCCAGGACATTTTTCGtataattcttcttcactgGCATACTGTTTGCCACATAAATAGCAGTAATAGAATTCAGATctcaaaaatatattcagtTTACTGATCTGTTCGCCTATGTTCATTTTTTCGAACAtatctaattcatcatcttgaATTCTTGGTAAAAGTTCACTTCTCTGACCTAAAGAGTATATATAAGATCTCCATAATACATTAAAATCTCGTGGATCCATATATGGCTTGTATTGATTATTATCTCCACTAATTGTGaatgtttttttttgcatctttaataataagTTAGTCAAGTCTTCGAATGAAGCGAACGGATCTTCTTCGTTATAATCCATTTTTTCCTAGTAACACCGTTATGTCGTCTTCAATGAAGTTCACGTGTAACGGTTTTGTTTCattctatttcttcttttgcttCCTTTCCCTTAGCAGCAACTTTCCTTTCAAAATTAGCTTAGATCGCTTGATCCAgtataaaatattatagTTATTGATCTCCCTTAAAATTATAACAACGAAAATACGACACATTTTCCTCGGAGATCTAAACAAACAATATCCTTTATTCAAGCATCatattaaaaattgttTATGATCCAACAATTCATAATTATAGAGTGGTCTTAAAATTTATATAATGGTATAGGCGAACTATTTATACATGTTTAATTaacatatttttaaatttgtgAATAAAACATTCATAATTGTCAACATATTTCATAGATcatagaaatatttaatgattAAATGCAAACCCGTTGACAATTGTTGGAGTCTTTGGAattccatcttcttctagtTGCTTTGCTGTCTCTTTATCAAGGCCTCTTCCCCATAGATCGTGATTTTCACCCAACACGTAGGTCATTGTCTTAGTCATAAACCCTTCAGGACCTAAGTAGTTCAAGGATTCGATTACGTCTTCCAATAAAATTGCCTTCCCTGCTGCAATACCATTCCCTAAACCTGGATGTTTGATATTAACGATGTGtatat
Coding sequences within:
- the YCS4 gene encoding condensin subunit YCS4 (ancestral locus Anc_6.68) translates to MSEFSLSEYLTKFQTSDKNSFPIVENPSSDLNIVIDKLAISPEQIDSDPETLELLIDLSHGFPHLPIKLQCQLSDLVGSSVSALSIEIADQLNSSTDGNSSNSLNYQQINVLIPQWKRHLQEYGYLIHTILTFLHVSISKIASSSSSSVASKRRNNENDKQNADLFKRCCNQLESICESITKIMDINLSRIFQTTPEKDLFISLFLRPLFVLVENEPVIKIQSLTIIIQRIIAMAVKNHNQATVVQDAVISSLTYFQHLSVFDAKLLTLISTDYECPQLTEEVLKDISGKVFNSKDTTGPKSISTFLSKLSELSPVIMIRQMGSVINLLNNSSVILRCSVVESCGNIITQLIKEDHYMNQVMVLIDLLEERFQDSNPYVRTKAIQNCLKIGQMDLNLNKKRLRFTELAVRSLQDRSSLVRRNAIKLLAMLLLKHPFSGIHGTQLNLPDWEKHLKDVEKNLNKFMESEHANIEDDRTPVESQQDEDEDGDISMDMEGEQELSRLEVEAEKTNTADTNTLLKMKLMIAYYNDAISFIKNIHNGINLTSKLLFSKNRNEVLEAMDFLVLSDAYGLKPSKLGIKKMLHLVWMKGTNDEGMNIPTHLIDCYKQLFLTAPDGYNAREKAAHIAKNLIQLTIDASISDLVSLEQLLIMMYDRHFIDETIINVLWAIYNSTSKEPFISGSGHNKSFDRQQAHGSIIVLGMLSLANNEIALKGLDSLLNIGLGDAGAQDLILCRYSCLTLERIVAKKDVSSDPPLFIISEEHEEKTIKKLYNKIIGYTSDLQYYPMCEQAISAFFTIASKPDVQATNMIREKTMMTFGKPETNLSGDESAMSQDSSRSTSLSQLLFIVGQVAIKTLIYLEKCESEFKKRKIETEISKGKDKVGNLQDGDVSNINTSTNQGNATTDDAKDNELEMIGGTNEDDFTDAIQFIKENELLYGDNTLFGKFCPIVEEIVSNSTRFNDPILLRNATLCLEKLMCISSKYCEKSLPLLITVMEKSPDPIIRSNAVLGLGDMAVCFNNLVDENTDYLYRRLHDENLMVQRTCLMTVTFLILAGQVKVKGQLGEMAKCLENPDQGISDMCRLFFSELATKDNAIYNSFIDIFSNLSADESLNKNSFKKIIKFLLSFIDKERYQNQLSEKLLGRLVKCESQKQWDDIAFILNNLPMKNEKTTDILKEGFKLVAARE
- the CMG1 gene encoding Cmg1p (ancestral locus Anc_6.64) codes for the protein MDYNEEDPFASFEDLTNLLLKMQKKTFTISGDNNQYKPYMDPRDFNVLWRSYIYSLGQRSELLPRIQDDELDMFEKMNIGEQISKLNIFLRSEFYYCYLCGKQYASEEELYEKCPGITKADHT